A single window of Liolophura sinensis isolate JHLJ2023 chromosome 6, CUHK_Ljap_v2, whole genome shotgun sequence DNA harbors:
- the LOC135466225 gene encoding AP-4 complex subunit sigma-1-like: MLKFLLVVNRQGHKRVSRYYEHMGHPDDRLTTELDIVRRTLSHDHKQCSFLDYHDYRLIYRKYLNLYFIIGVDKDEAQIMYNIDHVHMILDEMIVNGQVVETSQSRILGPIQLLDAAKK, encoded by the exons ATGCTCAAATTCTTACTGGTTGTAAATAGGCAGGGTCATAAGCGGGTGTCACGCTACTACGAGCACATGGGTCACCCAGATGACCGACTGACCACTGAGTTGGACATTGTCAGAAGAACACTATCTCATGATCACAAGCAG TGTTCGTTTTTGGATTATCATGACTACAGACTGATCTATCGAAAGTatttgaatttatattttatcatcGGTGTGGATAAAGATGAG GCACAGATAATGTATAACATTGATCATGTGCACATGATCCTGGATGAGATGATTGTGAATGGACAGGTGGTGGAGACCAGTCAGTCCAGGATTCTAGGCCCTATACAGCTCCTGGATGCTGCCAAGAAATGa
- the LOC135467971 gene encoding LOW QUALITY PROTEIN: nuclear valosin-containing protein-like (The sequence of the model RefSeq protein was modified relative to this genomic sequence to represent the inferred CDS: inserted 3 bases in 2 codons; deleted 1 base in 1 codon) produces MMKRRHDNNSEGQYSASGKVTKSNKGRQASGYFADPKLIPRVRQYLSVNKKKRVVTISTIVDDLQKQYGEYRRKKRSSFYKSVEKAYQLVCEDVSEEEASSDDDIVKLEASHMRKKKKSENSGFDTDDSEVKSFSSENPDYVAYEDRNAVNRFLTDMYKSSPKQSCEALYVVDKEPGRGKDFSVEPQMMPGFGSSVLGMEKDLANPATRLVCDSAGSSPLKEETLSPATTAVKADLDTSRLSEATSIPQKIRRDVDSTRKRKMKKSAEKSEKETADNKGIQAQTSSVTFADVGGNEACLKEICKLLVHMRHPEVYQTLGVIPPRGFLLHGPPGCGKTLLANAVAGELNLPFIKLSAPEVVSGVSGESEEKLRDLFDKAVACAPCIVFIDEIDAITPKRETASKDMERRIVAQLLTCLDDLNSRPNCHVLVIGATNRPDSLDPALRRAGRFDREISLGIPDESARARIMGVLCRGLKLSEDFDFAMLARETPGYVGADLMALAREAAMTAVNRVFKDLESRQVFNTELVPKTGDVKTVMDTIPTTDSSLDSLLSWLKEEAPLTEAQLRDLSISMEDFKSALQFVQPSAKRKXFATIPDVTWEDIGALQSVXQELKLAILAPIRHREDFKALGLSNPPGILLAGPPGCGKTLLAKAIANESGINFISVKGPELLNMYVGESERAVRQVFQRARNSAPCVIFFDELDALCPRRSDSRESGSSVRVVNQLLTEMDGLEERKQVFIMAATNRPDIIDPAILRPGRLDKTLYVGLPTLLERLDIFNTITKNGTKPKLSEDVNLSSYIADHCEGFTGADLAAVVREASMAALKEKIDSPDSDTGPIMFSTGILNMALLKVKPSVSQKDHKVYESIKNRLKADRMFIDGDGSYPQHHCGQM; encoded by the exons ATCTGTCGAAAAAG CATATCAGCTGGTGTGCGAGGATGTCTCTGAGGAGGAGGCCAGCAGTGACGATGACATTGTCAAACTTGAGGCCAGTCACATgaggaaaaaaaagaagtcaGAAAATTCAGG ATTTGACACTGATGACAGTGAGGTCAAAagtttttcttcagaaaatccAGATTATGTTGCCTATGAG GACAGAAATGCTGTGAACCGGTTTCTGACCGACATGTACAAGAGTAGTCCCAAGCAGTCATGTGAAGCCTTGTACGTTGTTGATAAGGAGCCAGGCAGGGGTAAGGATTTTTCTGTTGAGCCTCAAATGATGCCTGGGTTTGGATCATCAGTACTTGGCATGGAAAAAGATTTAGCCAATCCTGCAACTCGGCTGGTCTGTGATTCTGCAGGCTCTTCACCATTAAAAGAAGAGACCTTGAGTCCTGCTACAACTGCAGTAAAGGCTGATCTAGACACATCAAGACTAAGTGAGGCCACATCAATACCTCAG AAAATTAGAAGAGATGTGGACTCTACCAGaaagagaaaaatgaagaaatctgCCGAGAAAAGTGAGAAAGAAACAGCTGATAATAAAG GCATTCAGGCTCAGACGTCTTCAGTGACCTTTGCTGATGTTGGAGGGAATGAAGCATGTCTTAAA gagattTGTAAATTACTAGTACACATGAGACACCCAGAGGTATACCAGACATTAGGTGTGATCCCACCAAGGGGATTCTTGTTACACGGACCCCCTGGCTGTGGCAAAACATTGCTGGCAAATGCTGTAGCTGGG GAATTAAACTTGCCATTCATCAAGCTATCAGCTCCAGAAGTTGTCAGTGGGGTTTCTGGAGAATCTGAGGAGAAACTACGAGACTTATTTGACAAAGCCGTT GCCTGTGCACCTTGTATAGTATTTATTGATGAAATTGATGCTATTACCCCAAAGAGAGAGACCGCTTCCAAGGATATGGAGAGACGCATTGTGGCTCAACTGCTTACTTGTCTTGATG ATTTAAACAGCAGACCTAACTGCCATGTACTGGTGATCGGTGCTACAAACAGACCTGATTCTCTTGATCCGGCCCTGAGACGGGCTGGCAGATTCGACAGAGAAATTTCGCTAGGCATCCCAGATGAAAGTGCCCGAGCAAG aatCATGGGTGTTTTATGTAGGGGTTTAAAATTGTCTGAAGATTTTGACTTTGCGATGCTGGCACGGGAGACTCCGGGCTATGTGGGAGCAGATTTGATGGCCCTGGCCAGGGAGGCAGCCATGACAGCTGTGAACAG AGTCTTCAAGGACTTGGAAAGCAGACAGGTGTTCAACACAGAACTTGTGCCAAAAACTGgtgatgtgaaaactgtgaTGGATACTATTCCTACAACTGATTCCTCTCTAGATTCTT TGCTGAGCTGGCTGAAGGAAGAGGCTCCATTAACAGAGGCACAGCTGCGGGATCTTTCCATATCCATGGAGGATTTCAAG TCAGCTCTACAGTTTGTACAGCCATCAGCTAAACGGAA GTTTGCTACTATACCTGATGTCACCTGGGAAGATATTGGAGCTCTTCAGTCAG AGCAGGAACTGAAGCTAGCCATTTTG GCTCCAATACGCCATCGAGAAGATTTCAAAGCTTTAGGGCTGTCAAATCCTCCCGGCATTCTTCTGGCTGGCCCACCTGGCTGTGGAAAAACACTCCTGGCAAAG gCAATAGCTAATGAATCAGGTATCAACTTTATATCTGTGAAAGGTCCAGAGCTACTTAATATG TACGTGGGAGAGAGTGAGAGAGCAGTCCGTCAGGTATTTCAGCGAGCCCGGAACTCCGCACCTTGTGTCATATTCTTTGATGAGTTGGATGCTCTGTGCCCCAGGCGGTCAGATTCAAGGGAG AGTGGGTCTAGCGTGAGGGTGGTGAACCAGCTCCTGACAGAGATGGACGGACTAGAGGAAAGGAAACAGGTTTTCATCATGGCCGCCACTAACAGGCCAG ACATCATAGACCCCGCAATCCTCCGACCAGGCCGCCTGGACAAGACCTTATATGTGGGTTTGCCAACATTACTGGAGAGATTGGACATTTTCAACACAATAACCAAG AATGGAACCAAGCCTAAATTGTCAGAAGATGTGAACTTGTCC TCCTACATTGCTGACCATTGTGAAGGATTTAC GGGAGCTGACTTGGCTGCGGTGGTGAGAGAGGCGTCCATGGCTGCTCTGAAGGAGAAGATTGACAGTCCTGACTCAGACACTGGCCCGATCATGTTTTCCACAGGCATTTTAAACATGGCTCTGCTCAAAGTCAAACCATCAGTTTCACAAAAG gACCATAAAGTGTATGAAAGCATCAAGAACAGACTGAAAGCTGACAGGATGTTTATTGACGGAGACGGCAGTTACCCACAGCACCATTGTGGCCAAATGTAA